The Salmo trutta chromosome 22, fSalTru1.1, whole genome shotgun sequence genome contains the following window.
ACCCCATCCAGAACACTACCACCAACAGGCACATACACAACTTAGTGCCGGCGTGTGTAGAGACACCCTGGCATGGGACCCAAAtgcctctcactgtgtgtgtgtgtgtgtgtgtgtgtgtgtgtgtgtgtgtgtgtgtaagggctgTAGCTTGTGCTCAAGCTAGCTTAAAGAACACTGAAAAAGTGACTAACCAAAGACATCCCCCCTAAAGCCTCTGAaatgctcacacagacacactctccctcacacacacacacacacgaatgcatGCATAGACAGGAATAttcctacagagaaattaactccagcagagatgagggggaggggaggagtgttGTGCCGGGTAAGAGAGTGTGAGTGGGgaggaatgagaggaggagggaagtaTTGGGTTTGCAATGGCTAGAAGTGAggcgagagggggagggagaggagagtggtcgcATTCCACAGTTCTGCACACAGGCTGCTCTGCTGCTCTCCATAAGAAACATATATAATACATCTCTTGCCAGTCCCAGGCCAGCTCCTCTAGTCTGGTCCTCCAGTCCAGGTTAGAGGGACAGTGGCATAGCTGCTCTGACCTCATCCTCTACTCCCTCGTCCTGTTCCTCCATTCTCCAGCAAATAGTGAAAGTGTGTTCTGTTGTTATTCTATGGTTCTTCTCTGTAGCTCTGCTACAGCTCCACCTCCCCAGTGGGGGTCCAGGGGCTGAGGAGAGACAGCAGCCCAGCACCAGCCCCGCCGCGGTCCTCTGCGCTGCAGGCTTCCTGTCACGTGGCCGTGGTCTCCAGGCAGCTCTGTAGTTTGCGGACGGTCAACTCGTCCAGAGAGAACAGGTCAAAGTCAAAGGTGGTGTTGGTCACGTTGAAGTGGCCCGTCTCCTCGATCAGATTCACtatctggggaggagaggagagtaataCCCGGTCTTAGATGAACATAAAACCACTATCTGGGGAGGAGAGTAATACCCGGTCTTAGATGAACATAAAACCACTATCTGGGGAGGAGAGTAATACCCGGTCTTAGATGAACATAAAACCACTATCTGGGGAGGAGAGTAATACCCGGTCTTAGATTAACATAAAACCACtatctggggaggagaggagagtaataCCCGGTCTTAGATGAACATAAAACCCCTATCTGGGGAGGAGAGTAATACCCGGTCTTAGATGAACATAAAACCACtatctggggaggagaggagagtaataCCCGGTCTTAGATGAACATAAAACCCCtatctggggaggagaggagagtaataCCCGGTCTTAGATGAACATAAAACCACtatctggggaggagaggagagtaataCCCGGTCTTAGATGAACATAAAACCCCtatctggggaggagaggagagtaataCCGGGTCTTAGATGAACATAAAACCACTATCTGGGGAGGAGAGTAATACCGGGTCTTAGATGAACATAAAACCACATTGAACAGACAAAACAGTGTGACCTGTGACATGATAAAGGTATGATAACAGCGGACTAAAAAGTTAGTTTTACAACACATGTATACGCCACACACTTACATATGtgaacacaacacaaccacacacataccTGCTGTAGGACGTTGCGCTCCCTCAGAGCCATTAGTCTGCGGTGGAGgtccaccagctcctctgtgtaGGCCTGAAGAGGATAGTGGAGGACTGCTTAGTCAGTTAACTAGTATTAAAACCGCTCCATTCAGTATGTGATTACTGATTAACCAGTGTTGTCTACTGCATCTGAGTGAGTTTTACACCAGGAAGAATGTGGAGTGACAAGCTGGCAGTGATATCTAGAATAGTGGTGATAAAGCAGTACTGTAGAATTTGAACTAGAGTATATTGAACCCTGCACTGGTAATATAATTACTTGATACAGATGTTTGAACACAAGAGAAATAAGAAAAAAGGTAATAAAGTGTGTATATTTACCCTTCCTACCTTGTCGTATCCCTTCTTCAGCACCTTCTCTGGGCGGCTGCAGATGTCTGGGCTCTTCCTGCCCAAGACCTGCtcagacaacacagagagagaggtggaggggcaggacagagggataaacagagagagatggaaggggaggacagagggataAACAGATCAGAATGGGAAGGATGGTGCTTTAGGAGAGCAAATATTAATACCACACAGTCTGCGTGTGGTGCTAGGAACACTTCTGGGAATACAGAACCCACTGCTTAGCCATCAATGGTAACTACCGTAAATGACCGAAACGTCAACACAGTACATGTGCAGAAGGTAAAGTTGGTTGCGTGAGTAACAATCCTTAATGATGCCACTTCATCAGAGCGACAATGGAGAAAGCCGTCCTGGGAGAGATCCTCGGAGTCTGTGTTTTACCTTGTTATTGGAggagctgtgtttctgtggaGGCGGCGCCGGGTCTCGACTGGGGCGGTGCGAGCCTTCACTGCTGTCACTCTCGCTGTCCAGGCTCAGTCTGACAGGGAACAGGAGGGCAAAGGTCAGACAGCGCTCATTGTGCCCTGTTTAGCACAGGGAGCCTGGGTTTGTGGGTGGGAACAAATGTTTTGGTGAAGGGATTAGCTTCAAATCTGGGTTTGTGTTCACTCAACTCCGACTATATAAATCTTTACAGATTTCCTTCAAAAACGATGTAACACCTATAAACAACAGCGAACACATGTATGGGCTTATGTGCTACAAATACTGACCCACTGTGTCTCATAACAAACATCCATAGCTAAAGATAACCAGTGAAAAATTATTGGAGAAGCATCATAGGTGAAAAGAATGAGAGCAACAAACTTGGAGATATATGGAGCattagagagagaatgagagaggagacacagaatCTTACCGAGAGTCACGGTTGGGCGGGTTGGTCTTGACAGGCGTCCCTTCCTCTGAGCTGCTGTCATCATCATCTGACCCCTCTGACTGTAGGTCCTCCACCATAGAGCGCAGCGGGCCTCGAGTAGATTTACACACCAATAGagaacatttgctaaaatgtacaTGTATGCATCACAACCATCAACTAAACATCTGGATAGCTTagtataaaagaaaaacaaacaagaaatctCCAATGGGTGTAAATCCCAGTCAAGAGATGGTCATAGAGGACTTACCTTGGCCTTGTTTCTGTCCAGGCTCAAAATCAGACTCTGAGCTGGAGTcagagctggagctggagttagAGGGACTGGAGGGGGCTGACTGCTCTGATTTGGAGGAGGCTTCATCCTCAGAGTTGGAGTCGTCAGACTCAGGCAGTTTCTTGGGCTCCTTGGCCTCCTGAGTGTCGGCCTTGCTGCTCTTGGGCCAGCGGCCTTTCTCCTTGGGGGGTTTCTTCTCTGGGTAGCCTGGGATGACTGAAGATGATGAAGAGACCCGGGGAGAGGTTCCGGTGAAGGGCACTGCAGCTGCCCCCTTAGATCCCTCTGAGCTGCCCTTCTTTGGCTTCTTGGCGCTGGGTTTGGGAGACTCCGCGGTGGAAGGCCGCTTCCCGGGGGCTTTGGGCTCCAGTGGgccccctcccccagccccccctcctTTGGGGGACATGCCCTCCATCTTGGCCTCCTTCAGTGTCAGTTTGGGCTCTTTGAAGGCAGCCTTGGGAAGGACCTTGCCCTCGTCTTTCACTTTGATCTCCGCTGGCTTcttggaagaggaggatgagggctCACGGGCGCTCTTGCTGCTGCCCCCTCCTCCCCCGTCGCGGTCGCTGTCACCCTTTGACGCCGCCTTGCTCTCAGAGTCTTTGCGGGGGCGTTCGCGGTGCTCCTTGGTCAGCTTGTGGGGCTTGGGTCCCTTACTGCTGCCTCCACTGCCCTCTTTACTGGGCTCCTAAAGACAAGGACAATAGGACGATATTAAACACACAAGCACTTTCAAATGGTGTGCCGGATTAGAATAATACGTAGTAGAGTGAAGTAGGGCCCATACGCTCCACCACATACACATCTTTATTTGTTGACAATCAAGAAAGGTAAGAGCATTTAAGTGTGCTTTACTCTCTCTATATTGTCTACACTGAGAGTACAAAATagtaaggacacctgctctttctatgacataggctgaccaggtgaaagcgatgatctctcattgatgtcacttgtttgtTCCACTTcagatcagtgtagatgaaggggaggagatcggttaaaagaaggatttttaactTGAGGCAGATTGTGAAaaagcaagacaaaagatttaagtgctatTTAACGGagtattgtagtaggtgccaggcacaccggtttgcgTCAAGAGCTgcacgctgctgggtttttcacgctcaaccgtttcccatgtgtatcaagaatggtccgccacccaaagaacatccagccaacttgacaactgtgcgAAGCGCTGGGgcagtctaaagcactgcatctcagtgctagatgagtcactacagaccctggttcgactccaggctgtatcacaaccggccgtgattgggagtcccatagggcggcgcacaattggcccgggttagggtttggccggggtgggccgtcaatgaaaataagaatttgttcttcactgacttgcctacttaaataaaggtaacatttaaaaaattggagtcaacatgggccagcatccctgtggaatgctttagagaccgtgtagagtccatgtcctgacgaattgaggctgttctgagagcgggggggggggggggtgcaactcaatattaggaaggtgtccttagtgttttgtacactcagtgatacagtatattcatcagtggaggctccatcctcctcagtgaatttcataaaaataaaattgtaaaccaatattttaaaaaatccttCTTAGatgaaactatactaaatatattcacgtcaccaaataattgattaaaacacattgtttttCCATGAAGagctacagtagcctcaacagcagtCTGTacggtagcaccatggtgtagccggtgGACAGGTAGCTTCtttcctcctctgggtacattgacttcaatacaaaacctagtaGGCTCATGGCCCTCAccctcttccatagacttacaatGTAATTATGACAAcgtctggaggacgtcctccaacttATCAgcgctcttgcagcatgaactgacatgttgtccacccaatcaaaggatcagagaatgaatctagtactgaaagcataagctacagcttgctagtactgcagtgcataaaatgtggtaggtagttgactcagagagaaaaatagttgaacagttttgaaaaaaATGAATTTCTTCCCAAAAGAGAGAGTAATTTCTTTTCACTttcttagctagcaaatgcagctagctactTTAGCCTACTGAAAAACCTTGCTCAAACAGAGGAattctatgttagctagctggctatgactatccaacacaacactgaaacgcttccaagtcaaggtaagcttttggttttacaaatgtattgcctccggggcccgccggtgtaactgcaaAACTGCTTACTGATTGTACATTGTAACGTTAtcgcatgattgtagcgggtttactaacgcgttagttctattagctatgttgactatgacgttactttagctaatatggtgacaacgatgtaggctgtgtgtagcggttatgatatggtttgcctgaaaggttttttcacctggccACACACAGCtgatgtgcattgaagtccacaagcgaagggaaaaaaAGATAATAAAAGTAGATGCGAGAAGGGatacaatgtggctgctatgaaagtgaactgtgtttatgcgtgatcaggggtgtattcattctgccgattctgttgaaaaaaagtTTCTTAAAATGGAAGCAAGCATAATGGCGATAAACATACCAGAATTTGAAACTCTCGTTtgtaactgttggactaatggttacaccctagatcagctagatgcaggcaagagtgtgcaaggtggtattaaATGTGTCACTATGTTGTGCAATTTCATTcacaggctaggttgtagcaacctcatgatgggaataaggaaaatgtgagtatcgtatagtagcctaaacctatcactgttacattgtactgggtgaatggaatataaatgacagtcattcaatatgctgtaatagaaataaggccacgtTCATGAAAAAAAAGTGTCATTTTAAAACGACACCGACCACCACTGGCAtgcagttgaagtgggaagttaacatacaccttagccaaaagcATTTaagctaatggcgataggatttttcgctggatgtccgtcccgcataggccgcacaggggttaaactcagtttcacaattcctgacatttaatcctagtaaaaattccctgtcttcggtcagttaggatcaccactttatttaaaaaatgtgaaatgtcagaataatagtagagaattatttatttcagcttttatttctttcatcacattcccagtgggtcagaagtttacatacactcaattagtatttggtagcattgcctttaaattgtttaactttggtgaaacgtttcgggtagccttccacaagcttcccacaaaaagttgggtgaattttggcccattgctcctgacagagctggtgtaactgagttaggtttgtaggcctccttgctcacacatgccttttcagttctgcacacacattttctataggattgaggtcagggctttgtgatggccactccaataccttgactttgttgtccttaagccattttgccacaagtttgtaagtatacttggggtcactgttcatttggaagacccatttgcgaccaagctttaacttcctgactgatgtcttgagatgttgcttcaatatatccgcaattttccctcttcatgatgccatctattttgtgaagtgcaccagtccctcctgcagcaaagcacccccacaacatgatgctgccaccccgtgcttcatggttgggatggtgttcttcagtttgcaagcctcccccttttttctccaaacataacgatggtcaatacggccaaacagttatatttttgtttcatcagactagaggacatttctccaaaaagtacaatctggccgtagtctggctttttatggcggttttggagcagtggcttcttccttgccgagcggcctttcaggttatgtcgatataggactcgttttactgtggatatggatacttttgtactcgtttcctccagcatcttcacaaggtcctttgctgttattgtgggattgatttgcatcttttcgcaccaaagtacattcatctctaggagacagaacgcgtctccttcctaagcggtatgacggctgcgtgatcccatggtgtttatacttgcatactattgtttgtacagatgaacgtggtaccttcaggtgttgggaaattgctcccaaggatgaaccagacttgtggaggtctataatatttttgaggtcttggctgatttctttttattttcccatgatgtcaagcaaagaggcactgagtttgaaggtaggccttgaaatacatccacaggtacataggctaattgacaaaatttgagtcaatcagaagcttctaaagccatggcatcattttctggaatcttccaagctgtttaacctgtctgggctagggggcagtattttcacggctggatgaaaaacgtacccaatttaaacaggttactactctggcccagaaactagaatatgcatattattagtagatttggatagaaaacactgaagtttctaaaactgttttaatggtgtctgtgagtataacagaactcatatggcaaacctgagaaaaatccaagcaggaagtggaaagtctgagaattgtagttcttttgattctctatcaaagctacagtgtctgtggggtgacgttgcacttcctaaggcttccaatggctgtctaaagccttcagaaagtggtttgagcattctcctgtcactgggcagataataggagctcagtttctgagtggactgcctggcaacaaagggattggatatgcgccgtcacgcgagcgcgccgttccttctttttcttcttgaatgaatatgctattgtccggttggaatattattgcaattttacgttaaaaataccataaagattgattttaaacagcttctaagtacggtaatggaacattttgactttgtctctggttccgcgctcgcgcgttatgcctttgggtaagtgatctgtacgcacgaacaaaatggtgGTATTTGTACATagatatggattatttcgaacaaaaacaacatttcttgtggaagtagcagtcctgggagtgcattctgacgaagatcagcaaaggtaagacaatatttctaatactaattctgagtttaggttgcctcgaacttggcgggtgtctgaatagctcacgttgatggctgagctatgtactcagaatattgaaaaatttgctttctccgtaaagctattttaaaatctgacacagactactcctggatgcaaccgctatctataattcttcaaataattgttatatattttgtcaaaaatgttttgaaaattgatgtgcacatttactggacgttttggtgggaatacattttctgaacatcacgcgccaatgtaaaatgctgtttttggatataaatatgaactttatcgaacagaacatacatgtattgtgtaacaatgtcctaggagtgtcatctgatgaaggttagtgcttcatttagctgtgttttgggttttattgacacgtccttgcttggaaaatggttgtgtgattatttttgtctatgtactctcctaacataatctaacgttttgctttcactgtaaagcctttttgaaatcggacaatgtggttacatcaaggagaagtgtatctttaaaatggtgtgaaatagttgtatgtttgagaaagtttaatgatgacattttgttgtttttgaatttgcccccctgatatttcactgactgtgtcccgcaggtgggacgcttcccacgtagcccatagaagttaaaaaggcacagtcaacttagtgtatggaaacttctgatccactagaattgtgatacagtgaattacaagtgaaataatctgtctgtaaacaattgtcggaaaaattgtcaggcacaaagtagatgtcctaaccgacttgccaaaactatagtttgttaacaagatatttaaggagtggttgaaaaacaagttaatgactccaacctaagtgtatgtaaacttccgacttcaactgtatctatatttttaaccaggcaagtcagttaagaacaaattcttatttacaatgacggcctacaggggaacagtgggttaactgccttgtgcaggggcagattttcaccttgtcagcttggggattcaatccagcaaccttccggttactggcccaacgctctaaccactaggctacctgccaccccatatatCCTTCAAAGAACCCAGCTGATCCAGCACTACCCTAATCACTCCACTGTCAATGCACTCTTAGCCAAAGGCCCACCGGAGAACTGCCATTCACCTTGTGTCAT
Protein-coding sequences here:
- the mllt1a gene encoding protein ENL isoform X2, coding for MENQCTVQVKLELGHRAQLRKKVTTEGFTHDWMVFVRGPETGDIQHFVEKVVFRLHESFPKPKRVCKEPPYKVEESGYAGFLMPIEVYFKNKEEPKKVCFNYDLFLNLEGNPPVNHLRCEKLTFNNPTREFRRKLVKAGGVMVVPEGTEAVSRPSPDYPMLPTIPLSAFSDPKKTKTSHGSKEPSKEGSGGSSKGPKPHKLTKEHRERPRKDSESKAASKGDSDRDGGGGGSSKSAREPSSSSSKKPAEIKVKDEGKVLPKAAFKEPKLTLKEAKMEGMSPKGGGAGGGGPLEPKAPGKRPSTAESPKPSAKKPKKGSSEGSKGAAAVPFTGTSPRVSSSSSVIPGYPEKKPPKEKGRWPKSSKADTQEAKEPKKLPESDDSNSEDEASSKSEQSAPSSPSNSSSSSDSSSESDFEPGQKQGQGPLRSMVEDLQSEGSDDDDSSSEEGTPVKTNPPNRDSRLSLDSESDSSEGSHRPSRDPAPPPQKHSSSNNKVLGRKSPDICSRPEKVLKKGYDKAYTEELVDLHRRLMALRERNVLQQIVNLIEETGHFNVTNTTFDFDLFSLDELTVRKLQSCLETTAT
- the mllt1a gene encoding protein ENL isoform X1: MENQCTVQVKLELGHRAQLRKKVTTEGFTHDWMVFVRGPETGDIQHFVEKVVFRLHESFPKPKRVCKEPPYKVEESGYAGFLMPIEVYFKNKEEPKKVCFNYDLFLNLEGNPPVNHLRCEKLTFNNPTREFRRKLVKAGGVMVVPEGTEAVSRPSPDYPMLPTIPLSAFSDPKKTKTSHGSKEPSKEGSGGSSKGPKPHKLTKEHRERPRKDSESKAASKGDSDRDGGGGGSSKSAREPSSSSSKKPAEIKVKDEGKVLPKAAFKEPKLTLKEAKMEGMSPKGGGAGGGGPLEPKAPGKRPSTAESPKPSAKKPKKGSSEGSKGAAAVPFTGTSPRVSSSSSVIPGYPEKKPPKEKGRWPKSSKADTQEAKEPKKLPESDDSNSEDEASSKSEQSAPSSPSNSSSSSDSSSESDFEPGQKQGQGPLRSMVEDLQSEGSDDDDSSSEEGTPVKTNPPNRDSRLSLDSESDSSEGSHRPSRDPAPPPQKHSSSNNKVLGRKSPDICSRPEKVLKKGYDKVGRAYTEELVDLHRRLMALRERNVLQQIVNLIEETGHFNVTNTTFDFDLFSLDELTVRKLQSCLETTAT